In Oryza brachyantha chromosome 1, ObraRS2, whole genome shotgun sequence, the following are encoded in one genomic region:
- the LOC102708856 gene encoding putrescine hydroxycinnamoyltransferase 1-like yields MGEVEEVESCYVAPSEETPRQPLWLSPLDVLLANRGHTPTVYLYQRDAAAAVAGGGFFEVGRLKKAMAKALVAFYPLAGRLRRCAGGGRPEIDCNAEGALFVVARSSELTVDAFSDLKPSPELRRLFVPRIEPASIVLGVQVTFLSCGGVALGTVLHHSAIDALSAFHFFLTWSSYCRYGDAAAVDLPCHERTLLRARSPPVVHPDAHAMFSLKLNLRDEPTRPVSTKIFDISEGQLAALRQTCGGTSTFCAVSALVWQCACVARRLPLSAETRLTFPVNIRRRVRPPLPDRYFGNALVVVSAASTVEDVVSGTLAATAALVRATLRRADDEMLRSAIDHGEMMVGGRSTWNPPAARGNLPDTELRVTSWLGMPVYDADFGWGKPLVMSRAESVRGGFVYVMDGAGGDASGGGVRVLMCMEAVKMEEFKRLIYARFG; encoded by the exons ATGGGTGAGGTAGAAGAGGTGGAGTCGTGTTACGTAGCGCCCAGCGAGGAGACGCCGAGGCAACCTCTCTGGCTCTCGCCTCTCGACGTCCTCCTAGCCAACCGAGGCCACACCCCCACCGTGTACCTGTACCaacgcgacgccgccgctgccgtcgccggcggcggcttcttCGAGGTGGGCAGGCTCAAGAAGGCCATGGCGAAGGCCCTGGTTGCCTTCTACCCGCTGGCtggccgtctccgccgctgcgcgggtggcggccggcCTGAGATCGACTGCAACGCCGAGGGCGCGCTCTTCGTCGTGGCTCGGTCGTCGGAGCTCACCGTTGATGCCTTCAGCGACCTTAAGCCTTCGCCGGAGTTGAGGAGGCTATTCGTCCCCCGGATTGAGCCAGCATCCATTGTGCTTGGAGTACAG GTGACCTTCTTGAGTTGTGGTGGTGTGGCGCTAGGGACGGTGCTGCACCATTCCGCCATTGACGCCCTGAGTGCATTCCATTTCTTCCTGACGTGGTCTTCTTACTGCCGCTACGGCGATGCTGCCGCGGTGGATCTGCCCTGCCACGAACGCACCCTCCTCCGCGcacgctcgccgccggtcgtccACCCGGACGCGCACGCCATGTTCAGCCTAAAGCTGAACCTACGTGATGAGCCGACGAGGCCTGTATCCACCAAGATATTCGACATCTCCGAGGGCCAGCTCGCGGCCCTTAGGCAAACCTGCGGCGGCACGAGCACATTTTGCGCCGTGAGCGCCCTCGTGTGGCAGTGCGCGTGCGTCGCCAGGCGGCTTCCTCTATCCGCCGAGACGCGGCTGACCTTCCCGGTGAacatccgccgccgcgtgaGGCCGCCTCTCCCGGACCGCTACTTCGGCAACGCGCTTGTCGTCGTGAGCGCGGCCTCCACGGTGGAGGACGTCGTCTCGGGGACGCTGGCGGCAACCGCCGCCCTGGTGAGGGCCACGCTGCGCCGCGCGGACGACGAGATGCTGCGGTCGGCGATCGACCACGGCGAGATGATGGTGGGGGGGAGGTCGACGTGGAACCCGCCTGCCGCCAGGGGCAACCTGCCGGACACAGAGCTGCGGGTGACCAGCTGGCTGGGCATGCCGGTTTATGACGCGGATTTCGGGTGGGGGAAGCCACTGGTGATGTCCCGCGCGGAGTCGGTGCGCGGCGGGTTCGTGTATGTCATGGATGGCGCAGGCGGCGACGCtagcggtggcggcgtgcgCGTGCTCATGTGCATGGAGGCGGTGAAGATGGAGGAGTTCAAACGGCTGATTTATGCTAGGTTTGGCTAG